One genomic window of Cellulophaga sp. Hel_I_12 includes the following:
- a CDS encoding 3-hydroxybutyrate dehydrogenase, with the protein MNKTVLITGSTSGIGLGIAHQFAKEGYNIMFHGLEANGLDIAKKVGDKYKVKVAFSNANLLESTAVENLVQETIRSFGTLHVLVNNAGIQFVSPIEEFPNSKYEAIIALNMNAVFYASKAVWKQMKEQQFGRIINVSSVHGLRASEFKSAYVAAKHGVIGLTKVLALEGAPFNITCNAICPGYVKTPLVEGQIKDQALAHHMTEDEVVEKVMLKKQAVKQFVPLEAIADMALLLAKDSSTTITGTSFVLDGGWSAQ; encoded by the coding sequence ATGAATAAAACAGTCCTAATAACAGGAAGTACAAGTGGTATAGGTTTGGGAATTGCACATCAATTTGCAAAAGAAGGCTATAACATTATGTTTCACGGTTTAGAAGCCAATGGCTTAGACATAGCAAAAAAGGTAGGGGACAAATACAAAGTAAAAGTGGCTTTTTCTAATGCCAATTTGCTAGAATCTACTGCTGTTGAAAATTTAGTACAAGAAACTATTCGCAGTTTTGGAACCTTACATGTTTTAGTAAATAACGCAGGAATTCAGTTTGTCTCTCCTATTGAAGAGTTTCCAAATTCGAAATATGAAGCTATAATTGCCCTCAATATGAATGCTGTTTTCTATGCCTCTAAAGCCGTCTGGAAACAAATGAAAGAACAGCAGTTTGGCAGAATAATCAACGTGTCTTCTGTGCATGGCCTTAGAGCCTCAGAATTCAAGTCGGCTTATGTTGCCGCAAAGCACGGTGTTATTGGCCTAACCAAAGTTCTAGCCTTAGAAGGTGCCCCTTTTAATATTACCTGCAACGCTATTTGCCCAGGATACGTAAAAACACCCTTAGTAGAGGGCCAAATAAAGGATCAGGCACTAGCACATCATATGACAGAAGATGAGGTTGTGGAAAAAGTAATGCTTAAAAAGCAAGCTGTAAAACAATTTGTACCCCTCGAGGCTATTGCAGATATGGCCCTATTGCTCGCAAAAGATAGCTCAACAACCATCACAGGAACTAGTTTCGTGTTAGATGGCGGCTGGAGCGCACAATAA
- a CDS encoding alpha/beta fold hydrolase, whose amino-acid sequence MLKLHVNDIDLDYEDIGKGDVLLLLHGLGSTKKDWDAQVPFFSKTHRVITLDLRGHGDSTKPLEAYGVDLMAEDVKLFLDQLNIKTATVVGFSMGGAVAFELAAKYPQYLTNLVIVNSGPDFNNMGKIGDDLLKNRTEFLETQGLAPLAKEISFNMFPENHQLKLRTEFETRCKNNDYNAYYQSFVTLMNWGLGNRINKITTRTLVVASDMDYTPVSFKEEYVDRLQNARLAVIKNSRHGVVIDQPEAFNLVLHKFIADE is encoded by the coding sequence ATGTTAAAATTACACGTTAATGATATCGATCTTGATTATGAAGATATAGGAAAAGGTGACGTACTTCTATTGCTTCACGGCTTAGGGTCTACTAAAAAAGATTGGGACGCACAAGTCCCTTTCTTTTCTAAAACACATCGCGTTATTACCTTAGACCTAAGAGGACACGGCGACTCTACAAAACCCTTAGAAGCATACGGGGTAGATTTAATGGCCGAAGATGTAAAGTTATTTTTAGACCAATTGAATATTAAAACAGCAACTGTAGTTGGTTTTTCAATGGGGGGCGCTGTCGCTTTTGAATTGGCTGCAAAATATCCTCAGTACCTTACTAATTTAGTCATTGTAAACAGTGGTCCAGATTTTAACAATATGGGCAAAATTGGGGATGATTTGTTAAAAAATAGAACTGAGTTTCTAGAAACTCAAGGATTAGCACCATTAGCCAAAGAGATTTCCTTTAATATGTTTCCGGAAAATCATCAGCTAAAGTTAAGAACTGAATTTGAAACACGTTGCAAAAACAACGACTACAATGCCTATTACCAGTCTTTTGTCACTTTAATGAATTGGGGTTTAGGGAATCGGATAAATAAGATTACCACCAGAACACTCGTGGTGGCTTCAGACATGGATTACACGCCTGTTTCCTTTAAAGAAGAATACGTCGATAGATTGCAAAATGCGCGTTTAGCAGTCATCAAAAACTCAAGACATGGGGTGGTTATAGACCAACCAGAGGCCTTTAACTTGGTGCTTCACAAATTTATAGCAGATGAATAA